A genomic window from Streptomyces mirabilis includes:
- a CDS encoding helix-turn-helix domain-containing protein: MHGPPLALLMLELVRRDAPSRQVLSLSYRLRSPVFAGEHLLARGTPRDDRADLSVATHRDPAHATAEVTSRSAEPSGIPIRVWLALTEEPNTRRMDGKRQLGEFLRARRSQLRPEDLGVVTYGERRRVPGLRREELARLAGVSESYYARLEQGQSQASPDVLDAIAQALRLSEAERRHLRELSAAARRRPRARRPAPERVSPAVAQLLGVLSEVPVVVTGRYSDVLAWNRTGHALYAGHLDPDGPDRPGDRPNMARLVFLDAHTRDLYADWPAKARAVVGTLRLASGQYPDDPALASLVGELTLNSPEFAAMWADHRVKTSDVAVYTMRHPLVGAMDVTQQTLHTEQGQYVVVATTEADSPSRAAMTLLTHSTAAAGPSAVRPKTIAKEAAKEAWERN; the protein is encoded by the coding sequence GTGCACGGCCCGCCCCTGGCCCTCCTGATGCTGGAACTGGTCCGCCGCGACGCCCCCTCCCGACAGGTCCTCTCCCTGTCCTACCGGCTACGCAGCCCCGTCTTCGCCGGCGAACACCTGCTGGCCCGCGGGACGCCCCGCGACGACCGCGCCGACCTCTCCGTCGCCACCCACCGGGATCCCGCGCACGCCACGGCCGAGGTGACTTCACGGAGCGCTGAGCCCTCGGGTATCCCGATCAGGGTGTGGTTGGCCCTCACGGAGGAGCCCAATACTCGGCGCATGGACGGAAAACGACAGCTGGGTGAGTTCCTGCGGGCGCGCCGCTCGCAGCTGCGGCCCGAGGACCTCGGCGTGGTGACGTACGGCGAACGCCGTCGCGTGCCGGGGCTGCGGCGCGAGGAACTGGCCCGGCTCGCCGGGGTGAGCGAGTCGTACTACGCACGGCTGGAGCAGGGGCAGTCCCAGGCCTCCCCGGACGTCCTGGACGCGATCGCCCAGGCACTGCGGCTGAGCGAGGCCGAACGACGGCACCTGCGGGAGCTGTCCGCCGCTGCCCGGCGCCGGCCCCGGGCGCGCCGCCCGGCGCCGGAACGGGTCTCACCCGCGGTCGCCCAACTCCTGGGCGTGCTCTCGGAGGTGCCCGTGGTGGTGACGGGCCGGTACAGCGACGTACTGGCGTGGAACCGTACCGGGCACGCGCTGTACGCCGGACACCTCGACCCGGACGGCCCGGACCGGCCGGGTGACCGTCCCAACATGGCCCGGCTGGTGTTCCTCGACGCCCACACCCGCGATCTGTACGCGGACTGGCCGGCCAAGGCCAGGGCCGTCGTGGGCACGTTGCGCCTGGCGTCCGGGCAGTACCCCGACGACCCGGCACTCGCCTCACTCGTCGGCGAACTGACCCTCAACAGCCCCGAGTTCGCGGCGATGTGGGCCGACCACCGGGTCAAGACCAGCGACGTGGCGGTCTACACGATGCGGCATCCGCTGGTCGGCGCCATGGACGTCACCCAGCAGACGCTGCACACCGAACAGGGGCAGTACGTCGTCGTCGCGACCACCGAGGCCGACTCGCCGTCCCGGGCCGCCATGACCCTCCTCACCCACAGCACGGCGGCGGCCGGTCCGTCCGCCGTGCGCCCGAAAACCATCGCGAAGGAAGCAGCGAAAGAAGCATGGGAAAGAAACTGA
- a CDS encoding dienelactone hydrolase family protein, producing MAEVLLFHHAHGLTSGVHAFAESLRGAGHAVHVPDLYQGRVFENLEEGAAHAQGIGFGTLVERGRAAAAELPAELVYAGFSLGVLPAQYLAQTRTGAKGALLFHSCVPASEFGGDWPRQVPVQIHGMEADEYFVDEGDLDAARALVESAPDAAELFLYPGKQHLFADNSLPSYDEHAATLLTRRALALLDGIE from the coding sequence ATGGCTGAAGTACTGCTGTTCCACCACGCGCACGGGCTGACGTCCGGCGTGCACGCGTTCGCCGAGTCGCTCCGGGGCGCCGGACACGCCGTCCACGTGCCGGATCTGTACCAAGGGCGGGTCTTCGAGAACCTGGAAGAGGGCGCCGCGCACGCCCAGGGCATCGGGTTCGGCACCCTTGTCGAGCGCGGCCGGGCCGCCGCGGCCGAGCTGCCCGCCGAGCTGGTGTACGCCGGTTTCTCGCTGGGCGTCCTGCCGGCGCAGTACCTCGCCCAGACCCGGACCGGCGCGAAGGGCGCGCTGCTGTTCCACTCCTGCGTCCCGGCCTCGGAGTTCGGCGGCGACTGGCCCCGGCAGGTCCCGGTCCAGATCCACGGCATGGAGGCGGACGAGTACTTCGTCGACGAGGGCGACCTCGACGCGGCCCGCGCCCTCGTCGAATCGGCCCCCGACGCCGCCGAACTCTTCCTCTACCCCGGCAAGCAGCACCTGTTCGCCGACAACAGCCTGCCGTCGTACGACGAGCACGCCGCCACCCTGCTCACCCGACGCGCGCTCGCCCTCCTCGACGGCATCGAGTAG
- a CDS encoding MoxR family ATPase: protein MFTSVDDVSARLAETGYLASPAVATTVFLADRLGKPLLVEGPAGVGKTELAKAVAQVAGARLVRLQCYEGVDESRALYEWNHAKQLLRISAGRDETWDEARTDIFSEEFLLARPLLTAIRGDDPKVLLIDETDKADVEVEGLLLEVLSDFQVTVPELGTITATSRPFVVLTSNASRELSEALRRRCLFLHIGFPEEELERRIVRLKVPGLDTALTESVVRVVGALREMDLRKVPSVAETIDWARTLLALGADTLDGTVVRDSLGVLLKHQDDILKASAKLDLDAV, encoded by the coding sequence CTGTTCACATCCGTCGACGATGTCTCCGCGCGTCTCGCCGAGACCGGCTATCTGGCCTCGCCCGCGGTCGCGACCACGGTCTTCCTGGCCGACCGCCTGGGCAAGCCCCTGCTGGTGGAGGGCCCCGCCGGGGTCGGCAAGACCGAACTCGCCAAGGCCGTCGCCCAGGTGGCCGGGGCGCGACTGGTCCGGCTTCAGTGCTACGAGGGCGTCGACGAGTCCCGCGCGCTGTACGAGTGGAACCACGCCAAGCAGCTGCTGCGCATCAGCGCGGGCCGCGACGAGACGTGGGACGAGGCGCGCACGGACATCTTCAGCGAGGAGTTCCTGCTGGCGCGCCCCCTGTTGACCGCCATCCGCGGCGACGATCCCAAGGTGCTGCTGATCGACGAGACCGACAAGGCCGACGTCGAGGTGGAGGGGCTGCTGCTGGAAGTGCTCAGCGACTTCCAGGTCACCGTCCCGGAGCTCGGCACGATCACCGCCACCAGCCGGCCCTTCGTGGTCCTCACCTCGAACGCGAGCCGTGAGCTGTCGGAGGCGCTGCGCCGCCGTTGCCTCTTCCTCCACATCGGCTTCCCGGAGGAGGAGTTGGAGCGTCGTATCGTCCGGCTGAAGGTGCCGGGTCTGGACACGGCGCTGACGGAGTCGGTGGTCCGGGTGGTCGGCGCACTGCGCGAGATGGACCTGCGGAAGGTCCCCTCGGTCGCCGAGACGATCGACTGGGCGCGCACCCTGCTCGCGCTCGGCGCCGACACCCTCGACGGGACCGTCGTACGTGACAGTCTCGGCGTGCTCCTCAAGCACCAGGACGACATCCTCAAGGCGTCCGCCAAGCTCGACCTGGACGCCGTGTGA
- a CDS encoding vWA domain-containing protein translates to MNAPTGVAERLTGLVGALRAHGVRIGTGETVDAAQAVAALGLTDRELLREGLAATLLHSTGQRRVFDPVFDLYFPRLVGAPMPEGRESDAPAADREELRDRLAAALAAGDRETLERLAIEAVDGFGGYGSSPGSDGWSSYQTLDRLRPQTLMARVRDSVRARQEGAAGFADRLLEDEIRRRIEVFRALVATEARRRVAERRGRDELARRAVAPTVDRVDFLFAGRDRLAELRRTVQPLARKLATRLAARRRRAARGTIDLRRTLRGSLSTGGVPMKPVLRRRRPVRPELVLLCDVSGSVAGFSDFTMLLVQALHDQFSKVRVFAFVNRIDEVTGLLVHGTADPEGLGARIRSEATLTGWHGSSDYGVAFGEFAERYVDAVGPRTTVFVLGDARTNMGDPNLPAVRRFSERARRVYWLNPEPLSQWGTGDSAAPEYAELVEMHECRNVRQLSGLIGRLLPV, encoded by the coding sequence GTGAACGCGCCGACGGGCGTCGCCGAGCGGCTGACGGGGCTGGTCGGCGCGTTGCGCGCGCACGGCGTGCGGATCGGCACCGGCGAGACGGTGGACGCCGCGCAGGCGGTGGCGGCGCTCGGCCTGACCGACCGGGAACTGCTGCGTGAGGGCCTCGCCGCCACCCTGTTGCACAGCACGGGGCAGCGCCGGGTGTTCGACCCCGTCTTCGACCTGTACTTCCCGCGTCTCGTCGGGGCGCCGATGCCCGAGGGGCGGGAGAGCGACGCTCCCGCCGCCGACCGGGAGGAGCTGCGCGACCGGCTCGCGGCCGCGCTCGCCGCGGGCGACCGGGAGACACTGGAGCGGCTGGCGATCGAGGCGGTGGACGGCTTCGGGGGCTACGGTTCGTCGCCGGGGTCGGACGGCTGGTCGTCGTACCAGACGCTCGACCGGCTCCGCCCGCAGACGCTGATGGCGCGCGTCCGTGACAGCGTCCGGGCACGGCAGGAGGGTGCGGCGGGGTTCGCCGACCGACTGCTGGAGGACGAGATCCGGCGGCGTATCGAGGTGTTCCGCGCGCTGGTCGCCACGGAGGCGCGGCGCCGGGTCGCCGAGCGGCGCGGCCGGGACGAGTTGGCGCGGCGGGCGGTGGCCCCGACCGTCGACCGGGTCGACTTCCTGTTCGCGGGGCGGGACCGGCTCGCCGAGCTGCGCAGGACGGTGCAGCCGCTGGCGCGCAAGCTGGCCACCCGGCTCGCCGCACGCCGCCGCCGGGCCGCGCGCGGCACCATCGACCTGCGGCGGACCCTGCGCGGTTCACTGTCCACCGGCGGGGTGCCGATGAAGCCGGTGCTGCGCAGGCGCCGCCCCGTCCGGCCCGAACTGGTGCTGCTGTGCGATGTGTCGGGCTCGGTGGCGGGCTTCTCGGACTTCACGATGCTGCTGGTGCAGGCGCTGCACGACCAGTTCAGCAAGGTGCGGGTGTTCGCCTTCGTCAACCGGATCGACGAGGTGACCGGCCTGCTCGTGCACGGCACGGCCGATCCGGAGGGGCTGGGCGCCCGGATCCGCTCCGAGGCGACGCTGACGGGCTGGCACGGCAGCAGCGACTACGGCGTCGCGTTCGGCGAGTTCGCCGAGCGGTACGTCGACGCGGTGGGACCGCGTACGACCGTGTTCGTCCTCGGCGACGCCCGGACGAACATGGGCGACCCGAATCTGCCGGCCGTCCGGCGGTTCTCCGAACGGGCCCGCCGCGTCTACTGGTTGAACCCCGAGCCGCTCTCCCAGTGGGGTACGGGCGACTCGGCGGCGCCGGAGTACGCCGAGCTCGTCGAGATGCACGAGTGCCGCAACGTACGGCAGCTCAGCGGGCTGATCGGCCGACTGCTGCCGGTCTGA
- a CDS encoding SDR family oxidoreductase, protein MTSIEGSVVLVTGGSRGIGRALVQALYERGASKVYATARDPRTVTHPDAVPLALEVSDPASVAAAAERAQDVTVLINNAGASVNANFLDSPVEDVRREFETNFFGPLLVTRAFVPIIERNGGGHILNVHSVLSWVGLLGSYSASKAAFWSQTNSLRLDLKPRGIDVTGLHVGYVDTDMAAHVDAPKSSPEGVAAQALDGIASGAFEVLADDLTRQVKAQLAEDLGVMYPQLVA, encoded by the coding sequence ATGACATCCATCGAAGGTTCGGTCGTCCTGGTCACCGGCGGCAGCCGCGGCATCGGCCGCGCGCTCGTGCAGGCCCTCTACGAGCGCGGCGCGTCGAAGGTGTACGCCACCGCACGCGACCCGCGGACCGTCACGCACCCCGACGCGGTGCCGCTGGCGCTGGAAGTGAGCGACCCCGCGTCCGTCGCCGCCGCCGCCGAGCGCGCGCAGGACGTCACCGTCCTGATCAACAACGCGGGCGCGTCCGTGAACGCGAACTTCCTGGACTCGCCCGTCGAGGACGTCCGCCGCGAGTTCGAGACGAACTTCTTCGGCCCTCTCCTCGTCACGCGCGCCTTCGTGCCGATCATCGAGCGCAACGGCGGCGGCCACATCCTCAACGTCCACTCGGTGCTGTCGTGGGTGGGGCTCCTGGGTTCCTACAGCGCCTCCAAGGCGGCCTTCTGGTCGCAGACCAACTCCCTGCGCCTCGACCTGAAGCCGCGCGGCATCGACGTCACGGGACTCCATGTCGGTTACGTCGACACCGACATGGCCGCGCACGTGGACGCGCCGAAGTCCTCGCCCGAGGGCGTCGCGGCACAGGCCCTCGACGGCATCGCGTCCGGCGCCTTCGAGGTGCTGGCGGACGACCTCACCCGGCAGGTCAAGGCCCAGCTGGCCGAGGACCTGGGCGTGATGTACCCGCAGCTGGTCGCGTAA
- a CDS encoding beta-ketoacyl-ACP synthase III has translation MSAAVVCGIGTCLPERVVSNDDLAARLDTSDAWIRSRTGIARRRIVEPGTSTGDLAVAAGRAALDSAGHGADFVLLATTTPDRPCPATAPEVAHRLGLGEVPAMDVSAVCSGFVYAVTVARSLVASGTCARPLVIGAEVYTSIIDPLDRDTAVIFGDGAGAVVLREGGATESGALRAVDLGSDGSGGELITVAAGGSRRPRVDGELPRSQRYFRMQGRTVYRHAVHRMTASSRLVLERAGWSPMSVRAFVGHQANQRILDAVGDRLGIGAPHRFGNIAEVGNTAAASIPLALADTAARGLVRPGERSLLTAFGGGLTWGSIALSWPAAVPVHRPLPVPAARRPAMVPAPARQPPS, from the coding sequence ATGTCAGCTGCTGTGGTCTGTGGGATCGGCACGTGCCTGCCGGAGCGGGTCGTCAGCAATGACGACCTGGCGGCCCGGCTGGACACCTCGGACGCCTGGATCCGTTCCCGTACCGGCATCGCACGGCGCCGGATCGTGGAGCCGGGCACCAGTACCGGTGATCTCGCGGTGGCCGCGGGACGGGCCGCGCTGGACTCCGCGGGGCACGGCGCCGACTTCGTCCTGCTGGCGACGACGACCCCGGACCGTCCGTGCCCCGCGACGGCGCCCGAGGTGGCGCATCGCCTGGGGCTCGGCGAGGTACCGGCGATGGACGTCTCGGCGGTCTGCTCGGGATTCGTGTACGCGGTCACGGTGGCGAGATCCCTGGTGGCGTCCGGGACCTGCGCCCGCCCGCTCGTGATCGGCGCCGAGGTGTACACGTCGATCATCGACCCGCTCGACCGGGACACCGCGGTGATCTTCGGCGACGGGGCCGGGGCGGTCGTGCTGCGCGAGGGCGGGGCCACGGAGTCGGGAGCGCTGCGCGCCGTCGACCTCGGCAGTGACGGCTCGGGCGGCGAACTGATCACGGTGGCCGCGGGCGGCTCCCGCCGCCCCCGCGTCGACGGCGAACTCCCGCGCTCGCAACGGTACTTCCGGATGCAGGGCCGTACGGTGTACCGGCACGCGGTGCACCGGATGACCGCCTCCTCGCGGCTCGTGCTGGAGCGGGCCGGCTGGTCGCCGATGTCGGTGCGTGCCTTCGTCGGCCATCAGGCCAACCAGCGGATCCTCGACGCCGTGGGCGACCGACTCGGCATCGGCGCCCCGCACCGCTTCGGGAACATCGCGGAGGTCGGCAACACCGCCGCCGCCTCCATCCCCCTCGCCCTCGCGGACACCGCCGCACGGGGACTCGTACGGCCCGGCGAGCGGAGCCTGCTCACCGCCTTCGGCGGGGGCTTGACCTGGGGTTCCATCGCCCTGTCATGGCCGGCCGCGGTACCGGTCCACCGGCCGCTCCCGGTCCCCGCCGCGCGCCGGCCGGCCATGGTCCCGGCTCCGGCGCGGCAGCCGCCATCGTGA
- a CDS encoding TetR/AcrR family transcriptional regulator, with translation MATTDKASTRDRLLDAAADLVYREGVSVGIEALCRSAGVSKRSMYQLFESKDDVLAASLERRIPLYEKQLAPDPEDAGTPRERILGIFERMEAASVRPEYRGCPFLAALVELKDPGHPASVVAGDAKGRMKEVLRGQAELGGARDPELLARQLMLVFDGASARAGAGIETLEGLTTTTVTALLDAGGVT, from the coding sequence ATGGCCACTACAGACAAGGCGTCCACGAGGGACCGGTTGCTGGACGCGGCGGCCGACCTCGTCTACCGCGAGGGCGTATCCGTCGGCATCGAGGCGCTGTGCCGGTCGGCCGGTGTCTCGAAGCGGTCGATGTACCAGCTCTTCGAGAGCAAGGACGACGTCCTCGCGGCGAGCCTGGAACGGCGGATTCCGCTGTACGAGAAGCAGCTCGCGCCGGATCCTGAGGATGCCGGGACACCGCGCGAGCGCATCCTGGGCATCTTCGAGCGGATGGAGGCGGCCTCGGTGCGGCCGGAGTACCGCGGCTGCCCGTTCCTCGCCGCGCTCGTCGAACTCAAGGACCCCGGGCACCCGGCGTCGGTGGTCGCGGGCGATGCGAAGGGGCGTATGAAAGAGGTGCTCCGTGGGCAGGCCGAGCTGGGTGGTGCGCGTGATCCCGAGCTGCTCGCCCGGCAGTTGATGCTGGTCTTCGACGGCGCGAGCGCCCGGGCCGGTGCCGGGATCGAGACGCTGGAAGGGCTGACCACGACGACGGTGACGGCCCTGCTGGATGCGGGCGGGGTCACGTAG
- a CDS encoding acyl-CoA dehydrogenase family protein: MSTLDVLSEDERLVVAAVREFVDKDVKPVVRELEHANTYPEALIERMKRLGIFGLAVPEEYGGTQVSTSCYVLVTEELARGWMSLAGAMGGHTVVAKLLLRFGTEEQKRRWLPRLATGEVRATMALTEPGGGSDLQAMRTLARRTADGYVVNGSKTWITNSRRSGLIALLCKTDPDATPAHRGISVLLVEHGPGLTVSRDLPKLGYKGVESCELSFEDHHAPADAVLGGVEGQGFVQMMKGLETGRLQVAARALGVGRAALEDSLAYAQERESFGKPIWQHQSIGNYLAEMATSLSAARHLTLYAAREADAGRRVDMEAGMAKLFASETAMQIALNAVRIHGGYGYSTEFDVERYFRDAPLMIVGEGTNEIQRNVIVRQLVERGGLDA; the protein is encoded by the coding sequence ATGAGCACTCTCGACGTCCTGTCCGAGGACGAGCGGCTCGTCGTCGCCGCCGTGCGCGAGTTCGTCGACAAGGACGTCAAGCCGGTCGTCCGGGAACTCGAACACGCCAACACCTATCCCGAAGCCCTGATCGAGCGGATGAAGAGGCTCGGGATCTTCGGGCTCGCCGTCCCCGAGGAGTACGGCGGCACACAGGTCTCCACCTCCTGTTATGTGCTCGTCACGGAGGAGCTCGCCCGCGGCTGGATGAGCCTGGCGGGAGCGATGGGCGGCCACACCGTGGTGGCCAAGCTGCTGCTGCGGTTCGGCACCGAGGAGCAGAAGCGCCGCTGGCTGCCGCGGCTGGCCACCGGCGAGGTCCGGGCGACGATGGCTCTGACCGAACCCGGCGGCGGGTCCGACCTCCAGGCGATGCGAACTCTCGCCCGCAGGACGGCGGACGGCTATGTGGTCAACGGCTCGAAGACGTGGATCACCAACTCGCGGCGGTCCGGGCTGATCGCCCTGCTGTGCAAGACCGATCCGGACGCCACCCCCGCCCACCGGGGCATCTCCGTCCTCCTCGTCGAGCACGGCCCCGGGCTCACCGTCTCCCGCGATCTTCCGAAGCTCGGCTACAAGGGCGTCGAGAGCTGCGAGTTGTCCTTCGAGGACCACCACGCGCCGGCCGACGCCGTCCTGGGCGGAGTCGAGGGCCAGGGGTTCGTCCAGATGATGAAGGGGCTGGAGACCGGGCGGCTCCAGGTCGCCGCCCGCGCCCTCGGCGTCGGCCGGGCGGCCCTGGAGGACTCGCTCGCGTACGCACAGGAACGGGAGTCCTTCGGCAAGCCCATCTGGCAGCACCAGTCGATCGGCAACTACCTCGCGGAGATGGCCACGTCCCTCTCCGCCGCGCGCCACCTCACCCTGTACGCCGCACGCGAGGCCGACGCCGGCCGGCGCGTGGACATGGAGGCGGGCATGGCCAAGCTGTTCGCCTCCGAGACCGCCATGCAGATCGCCCTCAACGCCGTGCGCATCCACGGCGGTTACGGCTACTCGACCGAGTTCGACGTCGAGCGCTACTTCCGGGACGCCCCGCTGATGATCGTCGGCGAGGGCACCAACGAGATCCAGCGGAACGTGATCGTGCGCCAGCTCGTCGAGCGGGGCGGGCTGGACGCGTGA
- a CDS encoding CaiB/BaiF CoA-transferase family protein, with protein MTELSEALPLSGITVVSVEQAVAAPYATRQLADLGARVIKVERPGGGDFARRYDTTVHGESSYFVWLNRSKESLTLDLKSARGRDVLERLLAGADVFVQNLAPGAATRLGLDAPALRERYPSLIPCTISGYGTSGPWADRKAYDLLVQCQTGLVSLTGNDHGSARTGVSIADIAAGMYAYSGVLTALFTRATTGVARAVEVSLFEALAEWMGQPAYYTRHGGTQPPRLGTQHATIAPYGAYPAADGKDVLFSIQNEREWAALCERFLGRPDLVDDPRFATGSDRVSHREELNAIVAARFRAMDSQEAMKLLDAVGIANSGVNTVEEFLTHPVLEERHRWQDVRLPGGAGPVPALLPPVDLSGVTPRMDAVPAVGEHTDTILAALGHSAADIAALRADGVV; from the coding sequence ATGACCGAGCTCTCCGAAGCGCTTCCGCTCTCCGGCATCACCGTCGTCAGCGTCGAGCAGGCGGTGGCGGCGCCCTACGCCACCCGTCAGCTGGCCGACCTCGGCGCCCGGGTGATCAAGGTGGAGCGCCCGGGAGGCGGCGACTTCGCCCGTCGCTACGACACCACCGTGCACGGCGAGTCCAGCTACTTCGTATGGCTCAACCGCTCCAAGGAGTCCCTGACCCTGGACCTGAAGTCGGCCCGGGGGCGGGACGTCCTGGAGCGACTGCTCGCCGGTGCCGACGTCTTCGTACAGAACCTGGCGCCGGGCGCGGCCACCCGGCTCGGGCTGGACGCCCCGGCGTTGCGGGAGCGGTACCCGTCTCTGATCCCGTGCACCATCTCCGGATACGGGACCAGCGGGCCCTGGGCCGATCGCAAGGCGTACGACCTGCTCGTGCAGTGCCAGACCGGGCTGGTCTCCCTGACCGGGAACGACCACGGGTCCGCCCGGACCGGGGTGTCGATCGCCGACATCGCGGCCGGGATGTACGCCTACTCGGGCGTCCTCACCGCCCTGTTCACGCGCGCCACCACGGGAGTCGCCCGCGCGGTGGAGGTCTCGCTGTTCGAGGCGCTGGCGGAGTGGATGGGGCAGCCGGCGTACTACACGCGCCACGGCGGCACCCAGCCGCCACGGCTCGGCACCCAGCACGCCACCATCGCCCCGTACGGCGCCTACCCCGCGGCCGACGGCAAGGACGTGCTCTTCTCGATCCAGAACGAGCGCGAATGGGCCGCGCTGTGCGAGCGGTTCCTGGGACGCCCCGACCTCGTCGACGACCCGCGTTTCGCCACCGGCTCGGACCGTGTGTCCCACCGGGAGGAGCTGAACGCGATCGTGGCCGCGCGGTTCCGCGCGATGGACAGTCAGGAGGCGATGAAGCTGCTGGACGCGGTGGGGATCGCCAACTCCGGTGTGAACACGGTCGAGGAGTTCCTCACCCACCCCGTACTCGAGGAGCGCCACCGCTGGCAGGACGTCCGACTGCCCGGGGGCGCGGGGCCCGTGCCCGCGCTGCTGCCGCCCGTCGACCTGTCCGGGGTCACTCCCCGTATGGACGCCGTGCCCGCCGTCGGCGAGCACACCGACACGATCCTGGCCGCGCTGGGACACAGCGCGGCCGACATCGCCGCACTCCGGGCCGACGGCGTCGTGTGA
- a CDS encoding YhgE/Pip domain-containing protein, protein MAADSTPPADDTRVRARAAALVRRPKLWLVPTVLCGLLAFLLSLLYMGGIVNPNGELRHLPIGIVNADQGRPLPGQTTNLGTQVTRSLTAGTSDTSGKADWQPLTRAQAQDRLASGKIYGALVVPADFTTAAAALTTANATTRPTLTVLTNPGMGSLGSSLASRITQQAAQQASLTIGMQLMDSPATAGADATTRLVLADPVAVATQVGHPIGDHSGLGLSAFYYTLLLVLAGFLGGNVISNGVDTALGYADNEIGPWHARRPTVPISRTQTLLLKMAMTAGITVLTTTLVMIATVGILGMDASHLPLLWIYSYCASLAVGLGVQAINAAFGGIGQLVSMFVFIVLGLPSSGSTVPLEAVPGFYRFLSLFEPMRQLSVGVRAILFFDARADAGLTRSWIMIAVGAALALLFGLAMTRYYDRKGLDRLTPQPSRLVAQKT, encoded by the coding sequence ATGGCCGCCGACAGCACGCCCCCCGCCGACGACACCCGCGTCCGGGCACGCGCCGCCGCGCTTGTGCGCCGGCCGAAGCTGTGGCTGGTGCCGACCGTGCTGTGCGGGCTGCTGGCGTTCCTGCTGTCACTGCTCTACATGGGTGGCATCGTGAACCCGAACGGGGAGCTGCGCCACCTGCCCATCGGCATCGTCAACGCCGACCAGGGCAGACCACTGCCCGGGCAGACCACGAACCTCGGCACACAGGTCACCCGCTCCCTCACCGCCGGCACCTCCGACACCTCCGGCAAGGCCGACTGGCAACCTCTCACCCGCGCCCAGGCCCAGGACAGACTGGCCTCCGGCAAGATCTACGGCGCCCTGGTCGTCCCCGCCGACTTCACGACCGCCGCCGCCGCCCTCACCACCGCGAACGCCACCACCCGGCCCACCCTGACCGTGCTCACCAACCCCGGCATGGGCAGTCTCGGCTCCTCCCTCGCGAGCCGGATCACCCAACAGGCCGCGCAGCAGGCCTCCCTGACCATCGGCATGCAGCTCATGGACTCCCCCGCCACCGCGGGGGCCGACGCCACCACCCGCCTCGTACTGGCCGACCCCGTCGCCGTCGCCACCCAGGTCGGCCACCCGATCGGCGACCACAGCGGTCTGGGACTGAGCGCGTTCTACTACACCCTGCTCCTCGTCCTCGCCGGGTTCCTCGGCGGCAACGTCATCAGCAACGGCGTCGACACCGCCCTCGGCTACGCCGACAACGAGATCGGCCCCTGGCACGCCCGCCGTCCCACCGTGCCCATCAGCCGCACCCAGACGCTGCTGCTGAAGATGGCCATGACCGCGGGGATCACCGTTCTGACCACCACGCTGGTCATGATCGCCACCGTCGGGATCCTCGGCATGGACGCCTCGCACCTGCCCCTGCTGTGGATCTACTCCTACTGCGCGTCACTGGCCGTCGGCCTGGGGGTGCAGGCCATCAACGCCGCCTTCGGGGGCATCGGCCAGCTCGTCTCCATGTTCGTGTTCATCGTTCTGGGCCTGCCCTCCTCCGGTTCCACCGTCCCCCTCGAAGCCGTCCCGGGCTTCTACCGTTTCCTGAGCCTCTTCGAGCCCATGCGCCAACTCAGCGTCGGCGTCCGCGCCATCCTCTTCTTCGACGCCCGCGCCGACGCCGGCCTCACCCGCTCCTGGATCATGATCGCCGTCGGCGCCGCCCTCGCCCTCCTCTTCGGCCTCGCCATGACCCGCTACTACGACCGCAAGGGCCTCGACCGCCTCACGCCTCAACCCTCCCGACTTGTCGCGCAGAAGACGTAA
- a CDS encoding SCO4225 family membrane protein, producing MTISRRTRTALTQATDNWLSRVYLAAVTAATGYVLFDALFVDHPDASMAAVVPWLLTAPLSLLYTLLPDGTLSGTSTGVFTALHLAGIAFAALANAAFMGHVVHRLRRPFPGTAPSA from the coding sequence ATGACCATCTCGCGCCGCACCCGTACCGCGCTCACCCAGGCCACGGACAACTGGCTCTCCCGTGTCTACCTGGCCGCCGTCACCGCGGCGACCGGCTACGTCCTCTTCGACGCCCTCTTCGTCGACCACCCCGACGCCTCCATGGCCGCCGTGGTGCCCTGGCTGCTGACCGCCCCGCTGAGCCTGCTGTACACCCTCCTGCCCGACGGCACCCTCTCCGGCACGAGCACCGGTGTGTTCACCGCCCTCCACCTCGCGGGGATCGCCTTCGCCGCCCTCGCGAACGCCGCCTTCATGGGCCACGTCGTCCACAGGCTCCGCCGGCCGTTCCCCGGCACCGCACCCAGCGCCTGA